CCGTGCAGCACCACGCCGCACGGCGACAGCCGGACCCCGGCCAGGACGCTGGTGAACAGCAGCAGGAACCCGATCGGGGCCGCCTCGGCACGGGCGAAGACGAGCAGCAGGAGCACGGCCGACAGGGCGCTGAGCAGGGCGGCCTCCGCGGCCTGGCGCCGCCCGGGCCACACCAGCGCGGCCAGGCGGCGGGCCACGTCGCCGGCACCGGTCGCACCCTGGAGCTGGGCCTGGAGCAGCAGGCCGAGCACGCCCACGACGAGCAGCCCGCTGGTGTTGCGCCCCCACCAGACGAGGAAGCCCGCCCAGGTGCTCCCGTCGACGAACCAGGCGAGGCCGACCTGGCCCAGGCCGGCGGCCAGCAGGCACGACAGCAGGGCTGCTCCGATGAGCGCGCCGAGGTCGGTCAGGGAGCCGGGGGCCGCGGGACCACCGAAGCCGACCATGTCCGGGCGGGCGCGGCGCATCACGGTGACGAAGACGACGACCTGCAGCAGGTTGGTGACCACGAACAGGGCGGCCAGGGCCGGGGTCGCCCCGGTGACCGCGTTGACGGCGTACACCGTCGTCGCGAGCACGACGACGTCGACGGCGAGCCAGGGCCGGTGGCTGGTCAGCAGCCACAGCGCCCCCACGCCGGCGGCCGGCCACACCAGGGCCAGCGAGTGGCCGTCGATGATGGTCGCGCGGCCGATCAGCCCCGCGACCAGGTAGAGGGCAGCCCAGGCTGCGGTGCGCAGCACCTGACGTCCGGCCGTGTTCACTCGCCGAGTATGCGGAAGATTCGTCCGGTTTGCGTGCCGAATGTCCGAATTAACGCCTGAAGGCCCACCGTCGGGCCGGGCGGGAGAGCTCGCGCACGGCGTCGGCGGCCAGGCCGAGCACCGCGATCACCGAGCGCGGCTCCACGTGCACCACGAGTCCACTCACCGGACCACCTCCAAGCCTCCGGTGCCAGACTCGGCCCGGGAGTGCCGGGACCACCCCGGCGACGACTGACGTCCGTCCCCGAGTACCCCGAACCGCCCCGTCCACCACCGACCGACCCCGCGCCGCCCCAGCACCACCCGCGGCGCCGCGAGAGGACCCCATGAGCGAGCCCGCCTTCTACACCCGCGTCGACGAGGACACCTACGACTCGACGCCGGCCACCGCGAGCCCGTGGGACGAGTCGCTGCAGCACGGCGGACCGCCCGCGGCCCTGCTGGCGACCGCGATCGAGGCGACCCGGCCCGACGAGCCGGACTTCCCGATCGCGCGGATCACGGTGGACATGCTCGGGGGCATACCCCAGGGCCGGATGCGCACCGAGGTCGACGTCACCCGGCCCGGCAAGCGCGTCGAGCTGGTCGAGGCGCGGCTCCACGTCGACGACCGGGTCGCGGTCAGCGCCACCGCCTGGCGGATCCGGCAGCCCCCCGGCTCGACCCAGGAGCACGCCGCCGCGCCGCTCGACCTGCCGCCGCTGCCCGACGAGCAGCCGCAGGAGTTCTTCCCCGGCACCTCGCCCGAGTGGGGCTACGGCCGGGCCGTCGACTGGCGCTTCGTCACCGGTGGGTACGCCGCCCCCGGCCCGGCCTCGCTCTGGACCCGGCTGCGGATCCCGCTCGTCGAGGGCGAGCCCACCTCGCCGATCGCCCGGATGCTGGTGGTCGCCGACTCGGCCAACGGCCTCTCGGGCGAGCTGCCGCTGGCCGAGTGGCTGTTCATCCCGCCGACGCTCTCGGTCACGGTGCTCCGCGCGCCGCAGGACGAGTGGCTGTGGTTCGACGCCCACAGCACCATCGGCCCCCACGGCCGCGGCCTGGCCCAGGCCACCCTGGCCGACCGGGCGGGGCTGGTCGCGGTCGTGGCCCAGCCGCTCCTCGTCGCCCCGCGCTGACGGCCTGGCCCTTCGAGACGGGCGTGGCCCTTCGAGACGGGCCCGGCCCTTCGAGACGGGCCTGGCGGCCCTCCTCAGGGACCGAGGTGGGTCATCGGTCCCTGAGGAGGTCGCCCCGGCGACCGTCTCGAAGGGTGGCGACCGTCTCGAGGGGTCAGGGACGCAGCACGGTGATTCCGACCGCGGCCGAGGGGTCGTCGAGGGCGGCGAGCTCCGCCGGGCCCTCGGCCAGGTCGACCACCCGGCGCACCAGCCGGCGCGGGTCGAGGGTGCCGAGCGCGATCAGGTCGAGCATCGCCGGGTAGCCCGCGGCCGGCATGCCGTGGGAGCCCAGCACCTCGAGCTCGCGGGCCACGACGAGGTCCATCGGGATCGCCGAGCGGGCCGCCTCGCCGAGCAGCAGCCCCACCTGCACGTGCCGCCCGCGCGGCCGCAGGCCCGCCACCGAGGCGGACGCGGCCGCCGGCGAGCCGACCGCGTCGAGCGAGACGTGGACGCCGCCGCCCGTGACGTCGCGGACGTGGGCCGCCGGGTCGCGCACGGTCGAGGGGTCCACCACCACGTGGGCGCCGAGCTCGGCGGCCAGCGCCCGGGCGTCGGCGCCCGGGTCCACGGCCACGACGTGCGCCCCCAGCGCCCGCGCGATCTGGACGGCCGACAGGCCGACGCCGCCGCACCCGTGCACGGCGACCCACTGGTCGGGGCGCACCCGCCCGTGGGTGTGGAGCGCGCGGAAGGCGGTGGCATAGCGGCAGCCCAGGGTCGCGGCCGTCACCGCGTCGACCGCGTCGGGCAGCCGCACCAGGTTGGCCGCGGCCCGGGGCACCACCACCAGCTCGGCCCACGACCCGTCGTAGGTGAAGCCGGGCTGCTGCTGGTCGGGGCAGACCTGGGACTCCCCGTCGCGGCACCAGCCGCACCGCCCGCAGCCGACCACGAACGGCACCGTCACCCGGTCGCCGACCGACCAGCCGACCACCTCGGGCCCGACCTCCGAGACCGCGCCGGCCAGCTCGTGTCCCGGCACCATCGGCAGCGGCACGGGGTCGTGGCCCTTCCAGGCGTGCCAGTCCGAGCGGCAGACCCCGGTCGCCTCGACCCGGACCACCACCCCGTCGGGCGGGCAGGTGGGCTCCGGGACGTCGACCACCTCCGGCGGCTCGGCGTACGCCGTGTAGCGCACCGCCCTCATCGTCGGGTCCCACGCGCCAGGTGCCGGATCACCCGCGCAGCCTAGTCGCGCCCGGCGCCCCTCTGGCAGACTCGGTGCACATCCGTTCACCGACCTCGCAGGAGTCCCCCGTGCTCAACGCCCTCTCCGGCATCGGAGCCCTCCAGGACCAGCTGGTCCGCACCAACGAGCTCCTCGACCAGGTCCTCTCCGAGCTCAAGCGCGTCAACGACGAGGGCCTGACCCAGGTCGTCGAGGAGCTGCGCCGCCAGAACGCCTGAGTCGTGGGCCCCACGACGCGCTCCGGCGCGTCGGGGGGCACGACCGCGTCGGTCAGTCCTGCGAGCGGAGCACGCGCGCGGCCCACGGCCCGAGCGGGGCGTACGCCGACGCGGCCGTCCCCTCGTTGGTCAGCACCACCTCGGCGCCGGGCGAGGCCACGACGCCCTCGGCGACCGGGTCGAGCTCGCCGTCGGACAGGTGGGCCAGCACCGTGAGGGTGACGCCGTCGGCCCGGCGGGTGAAGGCCCACAACCGCTCGTGCTCGGGCAGCAGCAGGGTGAAGTCGCCCCGGGCGACCACGGGCTCGTCGTGTCGCAGCGCGATCAGCCGGCGGTAGTGGGAGAAGACCGAGGCGGGGTCGTCGTACTGGCTCTCGGCGTTGACCTCGACGTGGTTGGGGTTGACGGCCAGCCAGGGCTCGCCGGTGGTGAACCCGGCGTGGCGACCGGCGGTCCACTGCACCGGCGTGCGGGCGTTGTCGCGGCTCTTGACCCGCAGCGCGGCCAGCAGCTGCTCGGGGTCGTCGCCGCGGGCCACCCGCTCGCGGTAGTGGTTGACCGACTCCAGGTCGTCGAAGTCGTCGATCGTGGCGAAGGGCGCGTTGGTCATGCCGAGCTCCTCGCCCTGGTAGACGTACGCCGTCCCGCGGTGCAGCTGCAGCACCGTCGCGAGCGCGGTCGCCGAGCGGACCCGGTGCTGCGGCGAGTCGTCGCCGAAGCGGCTGACCGGCCGCGGCTGGTCGTGGTTGCTCCAGTAGAGGCTGTTCCAGCCGACGTCGGCCAGGCCCTGCTGCCAGCGGTCGAGGGTCGCCTTGAGGCGGGGCAGCTCGAGCGGACGCAGGTCCCACTTGCCGCCCGGGCCGGAGTCGAGGTCGACGTGCTCGAAGGTGAAGATCATGTCGACCTCGGCCCGCGCCGGGTCGGTGTAGAGCCGGCCGTGCTCGATCGTGGTGCCGGGCATCTCGCCCACCGTCACCAGGCCGGCGTCACGGCCCGCGAACACCTCGCGGTGCATCTCGGCGAGGAGCTCGTGGATCCGGGGGCCGTTGAAGGTCTCGTCGCCGGGGGCGGCGTACGACCCCGGCGGCGCGCCGGGCGGCACCGGGGCGTCCGCCAGCCCCGGGGTGCCGGGCACGACGCGCTTGCTGATCAGGTTGACCACGTCCATGCGGAAGCCGTCGATGCCGCGGTCGAGCCACCAGCGCATCATCGCGTGGACCGCCTGCCGGACCGCGGGGTTCTCCCAGCTGAGGTCCGGCTGCTCGGGCGCGAACAGGTGCAGGTAGTAGGCGCCGGTGGCCTCGTCCCACTGCCAGGTCGACCCGGAG
This genomic interval from Nocardioides scoriae contains the following:
- a CDS encoding alpha-glucosidase; its protein translation is MTDTPGTSRATEPGTDPQAPEWWRSGVVYQVWPRSFADSDGDGVGDLGGVISKLDHLERLGVDAVWLSPVHASPMVDNGYDISDYQDVAPEFGTLAQLDELVAQAHARGIRVVMDLVVNHTSDQHAWFRESRSSVESPYRDFYWWRPPREGHVGGEPGAEPTNWESFFSGSTWQWDEATGAYYLHLFAPEQPDLSWENPAVRQAVHAMMRWWLDRGIDGFRMDVVNLISKRVVPGTPGLADAPVPPGAPPGSYAAPGDETFNGPRIHELLAEMHREVFAGRDAGLVTVGEMPGTTIEHGRLYTDPARAEVDMIFTFEHVDLDSGPGGKWDLRPLELPRLKATLDRWQQGLADVGWNSLYWSNHDQPRPVSRFGDDSPQHRVRSATALATVLQLHRGTAYVYQGEELGMTNAPFATIDDFDDLESVNHYRERVARGDDPEQLLAALRVKSRDNARTPVQWTAGRHAGFTTGEPWLAVNPNHVEVNAESQYDDPASVFSHYRRLIALRHDEPVVARGDFTLLLPEHERLWAFTRRADGVTLTVLAHLSDGELDPVAEGVVASPGAEVVLTNEGTAASAYAPLGPWAARVLRSQD
- a CDS encoding thioesterase family protein; this translates as MSEPAFYTRVDEDTYDSTPATASPWDESLQHGGPPAALLATAIEATRPDEPDFPIARITVDMLGGIPQGRMRTEVDVTRPGKRVELVEARLHVDDRVAVSATAWRIRQPPGSTQEHAAAPLDLPPLPDEQPQEFFPGTSPEWGYGRAVDWRFVTGGYAAPGPASLWTRLRIPLVEGEPTSPIARMLVVADSANGLSGELPLAEWLFIPPTLSVTVLRAPQDEWLWFDAHSTIGPHGRGLAQATLADRAGLVAVVAQPLLVAPR
- a CDS encoding zinc-dependent alcohol dehydrogenase family protein, which encodes MRAVRYTAYAEPPEVVDVPEPTCPPDGVVVRVEATGVCRSDWHAWKGHDPVPLPMVPGHELAGAVSEVGPEVVGWSVGDRVTVPFVVGCGRCGWCRDGESQVCPDQQQPGFTYDGSWAELVVVPRAAANLVRLPDAVDAVTAATLGCRYATAFRALHTHGRVRPDQWVAVHGCGGVGLSAVQIARALGAHVVAVDPGADARALAAELGAHVVVDPSTVRDPAAHVRDVTGGGVHVSLDAVGSPAAASASVAGLRPRGRHVQVGLLLGEAARSAIPMDLVVARELEVLGSHGMPAAGYPAMLDLIALGTLDPRRLVRRVVDLAEGPAELAALDDPSAAVGITVLRP